One Mycobacteroides salmoniphilum DNA segment encodes these proteins:
- a CDS encoding aminotransferase class V-fold PLP-dependent enzyme: protein MSVFTQSGSEQPAARVVGADTKVPLAQGGWIRYANFDYAASAPALCDVADRVTELLPYYASVHRGAGYASRVCTTLYEGAREKVGRFVGAAADHHVIFTRNTTDSLNLLASAVPGEVVVLDIEHHANLLTWQRYEARVVEHRATVADTVTALADELARRPAALLAVTGASNVTGEVLPLAELAAVAHRYGARIAVDGAQLVPHRRIDLAATGIDYLAFSGHKLYAPFGTGVLVGQSDWLDAARPYLAGGGAVRNVGIDGAEWLAGPQRHEAGTPNVVGVAAVAAACEALAALGDIGHVEDVLTAQLREGLAAIEGVDTLSIWNSGRDVLGIVSFTVTGYTPSVAAAYLSAEHGIGLRDGRFCAHPLLARLGTPGGALRASIGLGTTASDITRLVDAIGELVRHGPALTYTERDGQVGPVDDKRPLPDFLVA from the coding sequence ATGTCAGTGTTCACACAGTCTGGGTCCGAGCAACCGGCTGCACGTGTTGTCGGAGCCGATACCAAAGTTCCTCTGGCTCAAGGTGGCTGGATCAGATACGCCAATTTTGACTACGCTGCCAGTGCACCCGCACTCTGCGATGTCGCGGATCGCGTCACCGAGCTGCTGCCGTACTACGCCAGTGTGCATCGTGGCGCCGGATACGCCTCACGCGTGTGCACGACCCTCTACGAGGGTGCCCGTGAGAAGGTGGGACGCTTCGTCGGTGCCGCCGCCGACCACCATGTGATCTTCACCCGCAACACCACCGACTCGCTGAATCTGCTCGCCTCGGCGGTGCCGGGTGAGGTGGTGGTTCTCGACATCGAGCACCACGCAAACCTGTTGACCTGGCAGCGATATGAGGCCCGAGTGGTCGAGCATCGAGCCACCGTCGCGGACACCGTCACCGCGCTGGCCGACGAGCTCGCCCGGCGGCCTGCCGCACTGCTGGCCGTCACCGGCGCTTCGAATGTCACCGGCGAGGTGCTGCCGTTGGCCGAACTCGCGGCCGTCGCGCACCGGTACGGAGCGAGAATCGCCGTCGACGGGGCACAGTTGGTTCCGCACCGCCGAATCGACTTGGCGGCAACCGGAATCGACTATCTCGCGTTCTCCGGGCACAAGCTGTATGCACCGTTCGGTACCGGAGTTCTTGTGGGGCAAAGTGACTGGCTCGACGCCGCGAGGCCCTATCTTGCGGGTGGTGGGGCGGTTCGCAATGTTGGTATCGACGGGGCCGAGTGGCTCGCGGGACCCCAGCGGCATGAGGCGGGCACGCCCAATGTGGTCGGCGTTGCCGCCGTGGCGGCTGCGTGCGAGGCATTGGCCGCGCTGGGGGACATAGGCCACGTCGAGGATGTGCTCACCGCTCAACTTCGGGAAGGGCTCGCCGCGATTGAAGGTGTTGACACCCTGAGCATTTGGAACAGTGGCCGTGACGTGCTGGGCATTGTGTCCTTCACTGTCACCGGATACACACCGTCGGTCGCTGCGGCCTATCTGTCGGCCGAACACGGAATCGGGCTGCGCGACGGCAGATTCTGCGCGCACCCGCTGCTGGCCAGGCTGGGCACCCCAGGGGGTGCGCTGCGCGCGAGTATCGGGCTGGGAACCACCGCGAGTGACATCACGCGCCTCGTCGATGCGATCGGTGAGCTCGTCCGCCACGGACCGGCGCTGACCTATACCGAGCGCGACGGGCAAGTCGGGCCGGTTGACGACAAGAGACCGCTCCCGGATTTCCTGGTGGCGTAG
- a CDS encoding TerC family protein has translation MQISQLEWIITLAVTVAILLVDVVVIGRRPHEPSVRETATALSIYIGLAVAFGLWVWFFHGSQFGLEFFAGWLTEYSLSVDNLFIFLIIMASFKVPRIYQQEALLIGIILALIFRGIFIALGAVAINQFSWIFYLFGAFLVYTAVNLARDTEHDDDADNAVVQFARKHLRTTDTWDGLRLWVRENGTRLMTPMFLVIVALGTTDLLFALDSIPAIYGLTKEPYLVFTANVFALMGLRQLYFLLGDMLKRLVYLSQGLAFILFFIGVKLILHALHENELPFLNGGEPVHVPEIPTLASLAVIIVTLLITTVASLYKTRRTAKEA, from the coding sequence ATGCAGATATCGCAGCTCGAATGGATCATCACCCTGGCCGTCACGGTCGCGATCTTGCTCGTCGACGTCGTGGTGATCGGCAGGCGGCCCCATGAACCCTCCGTCCGCGAGACCGCCACCGCCCTCAGCATCTACATCGGGCTTGCGGTGGCATTCGGTCTGTGGGTGTGGTTCTTCCACGGCAGCCAGTTCGGGCTGGAGTTCTTCGCGGGCTGGCTCACCGAGTACAGCCTCTCGGTGGACAACCTGTTCATCTTTTTGATCATCATGGCCAGCTTCAAGGTGCCCCGGATCTATCAGCAAGAGGCGCTGTTGATCGGCATCATCCTGGCGCTGATCTTCCGCGGCATCTTCATCGCCCTCGGCGCGGTGGCCATCAACCAGTTCTCCTGGATCTTCTACCTGTTCGGTGCGTTCCTGGTGTACACCGCCGTCAACTTGGCACGCGACACCGAGCATGACGACGACGCCGACAACGCCGTGGTGCAGTTCGCCCGCAAGCACCTGCGGACCACCGACACGTGGGACGGCCTGCGCCTGTGGGTCCGGGAAAACGGCACTCGACTGATGACGCCGATGTTCCTGGTGATCGTCGCGCTGGGCACCACCGACCTTCTCTTCGCACTCGACTCAATCCCCGCGATCTACGGGCTCACCAAAGAGCCCTACCTGGTGTTCACCGCCAACGTGTTCGCCCTCATGGGTCTGCGCCAGCTGTATTTCCTGCTCGGCGACATGCTCAAGCGTCTGGTGTACCTGTCGCAGGGGCTGGCCTTCATTCTGTTCTTCATCGGCGTCAAGCTGATCCTGCATGCGCTGCACGAGAACGAACTGCCCTTCCTCAACGGCGGCGAACCGGTGCATGTGCCCGAGATCCCCACGTTGGCAAGCCTTGCGGTGATCATCGTGACACTGCTCATCACCACCGTCGCCAGCCTGTACAAGACCAGGCGCACCGCCAAAGAGGCCTAG
- a CDS encoding Pls/PosA family non-ribosomal peptide synthetase, with translation MTGPDESPTNRAHEEASEPVAHDTPAHPVPPQYLLGRSAPPARTLIDILYSTAAEHPDAPAIDDGTIQLTYSELLVDVEASVEWLGTRGIGRGDRVGIRMPSGSYSLYVAILATLAAGAAYVPVDADDPEERAALVFGEAQVAAVITPDGLVRGPGSSRGWRATKPTPRDDAWIIFTSGSTGTPKGVAVTHRNAAAFVDAEAQMFLQDNPIGPDDRVLAGLSVAFDASCEEMWLAWRYGACLVPAPRSLVRSGMDLGPWLVSRDVTVVSTVPTLAALWPAEALEAVRLLIFGGEACPPDLAERLATGEDGAAREVWNTYGPTEATVVACAAQLDGVSPVSIGLPLPGWDLAVVDAQGNQVGYGEVGELVIGGIGLAKYLDPEKDAEKYAALHTLGWSRAYRSGDLVRLEADGLYFQGRADDQVKVGGRRIELGEVDAALVNLPGVSGGAAAVRKTASGTPLLVGYIASADPNFDIAAARASLAESLPAALVPRLVKLDELPTRTSGKVDRNALPWPPPGADTDDAAAELGGTMGWLAGLWRDILAATIDGPEADFFALGGGSLSAAQLVAALRQRYPQVTVANLYDQPRLGSLATYLDELAPSVEVEPRIVKPVPRLTELAQVVATLPLTTLTGLQWATWLALANNVFAMFSDVPWLVTVNWWVLLAAFVLFITPLGRMSITVVGARLLLSGVKPGIYERGGSVHLRVWIADRLATASGAENLSGAPWMVYYARALGARVGNGVDLHSSPPVTGWLELGNRSSIEPEVDLSGHWVDGDKFHVGPIVIGEDATVGARTTLLPGAVIGKNADVAPGSGVVGRVKNGQYWKGSPAVKSGKARHPWPDYRPPRAGQWVPIYGVTSILLGGLPLLALAAGLGVVAFGIRNTATICEAVVPALIWTPGAALVSVIVYAAITVALVRLMSIGVHEGYHPVRSRQGWQLWATERLMDAARNYLFPIYASQLTPWWLRILGAKIGKDTEISTALLIPKFTEVDDGAFLADDTMVASYELGGGWIHIAKARIGKRAFLGNSGITQPGRKVPNDALVAVLSATPHKAKSGSSWIGSPPKRLRRKADGADSALTFEPPFRLKVMRGIVETCRIIPIIVTFGIGVGVLLALQTIAIRFNFWAAGALSGVVLLIAGAVAGVVSVVAKWVVVGRTKAVEKPLWSSFVWRNEVADTFVETVAAVWFARAASGTVMQNWWLRGLGAKIGRGVWCETYWLPEADLVTLGRGATVNRGCVVQTHLFHDRIMRMDTVVLGEGATLGPHCVALPAAELGAGATVGPASLVVRGDVVPPSTRWQGNPISPWGKLDPMAPKKPKGGKGPKAA, from the coding sequence GTGACCGGCCCCGACGAGTCACCCACCAACCGCGCGCACGAAGAGGCCTCCGAGCCCGTCGCCCATGACACCCCGGCCCACCCGGTGCCTCCGCAGTACCTGCTCGGCAGGTCAGCCCCTCCGGCCCGGACGCTGATCGACATCCTCTACTCGACCGCGGCGGAGCACCCCGACGCGCCCGCCATCGATGACGGCACCATCCAGCTCACGTACTCCGAGCTCCTCGTCGACGTCGAGGCAAGTGTCGAATGGCTCGGCACTCGGGGAATCGGGCGCGGTGATCGCGTCGGCATCCGGATGCCCTCGGGCAGTTACTCGCTCTATGTGGCGATCCTGGCGACCCTGGCCGCGGGAGCCGCGTACGTTCCCGTCGACGCCGACGATCCCGAGGAACGCGCGGCGCTGGTGTTCGGTGAGGCGCAGGTGGCCGCCGTGATCACCCCCGACGGCCTCGTTCGTGGACCCGGTTCGTCGCGAGGCTGGCGCGCCACCAAACCGACACCGCGCGATGACGCGTGGATCATTTTCACCTCGGGTTCCACCGGCACCCCCAAAGGCGTCGCGGTGACACATCGCAACGCAGCCGCCTTTGTCGACGCCGAAGCACAGATGTTCCTACAGGACAACCCGATTGGCCCCGACGACCGAGTGCTCGCCGGACTCTCCGTGGCCTTCGACGCCTCCTGCGAGGAGATGTGGCTCGCGTGGCGCTACGGCGCCTGCCTGGTGCCCGCGCCGCGATCCCTGGTGCGCAGCGGCATGGATTTGGGTCCGTGGCTGGTGTCCCGAGATGTCACCGTGGTGTCGACGGTGCCCACCCTTGCCGCACTGTGGCCGGCAGAAGCGCTGGAGGCGGTGCGGCTGCTGATTTTCGGCGGTGAGGCCTGCCCTCCGGATCTGGCTGAACGGTTGGCCACCGGTGAAGACGGTGCCGCCCGCGAGGTGTGGAACACCTACGGCCCCACCGAGGCGACCGTGGTCGCGTGCGCCGCGCAGCTCGACGGGGTCAGCCCCGTCAGTATCGGGTTACCGCTTCCGGGCTGGGATCTGGCAGTGGTGGATGCGCAGGGCAACCAGGTCGGCTACGGCGAGGTCGGCGAGCTGGTCATCGGCGGGATCGGCCTGGCCAAGTACCTCGATCCCGAAAAGGACGCCGAAAAGTACGCTGCGTTACACACTTTGGGATGGTCCCGGGCCTACCGCAGTGGTGACCTGGTACGCCTGGAAGCCGACGGGTTGTACTTCCAGGGTCGCGCCGATGACCAGGTGAAGGTCGGTGGCCGCCGTATCGAGCTCGGCGAGGTGGATGCGGCGCTGGTCAACCTGCCCGGCGTGAGTGGCGGCGCGGCCGCGGTGCGCAAGACCGCAAGCGGCACCCCGCTGCTGGTCGGCTACATCGCCAGCGCCGACCCCAACTTCGACATCGCGGCAGCACGTGCGAGCCTGGCCGAGTCGCTTCCCGCCGCACTGGTACCGCGGCTCGTGAAGCTTGACGAACTGCCCACCCGCACATCGGGAAAGGTCGATCGCAACGCGCTGCCGTGGCCGCCGCCGGGAGCCGATACCGATGACGCCGCCGCCGAACTGGGCGGCACCATGGGCTGGCTCGCCGGATTGTGGCGCGACATCCTGGCGGCCACGATCGACGGGCCCGAGGCCGACTTCTTCGCTCTCGGTGGCGGATCGCTCTCCGCGGCGCAGCTGGTCGCGGCGTTGCGGCAGCGCTACCCGCAGGTGACCGTCGCGAACCTGTACGACCAGCCGCGGCTCGGATCGCTGGCCACCTATCTGGATGAGCTGGCACCTTCCGTCGAGGTCGAACCCCGCATCGTGAAGCCGGTACCGCGGCTGACCGAGCTGGCGCAGGTGGTAGCAACGCTTCCGCTGACCACCCTCACGGGTCTGCAATGGGCGACCTGGCTCGCTTTGGCCAACAACGTATTCGCAATGTTCAGCGATGTGCCATGGCTGGTAACGGTCAACTGGTGGGTGCTGCTGGCGGCCTTCGTCCTCTTCATCACCCCCCTGGGCCGCATGAGTATCACCGTGGTCGGGGCGCGACTGCTGCTGTCAGGGGTCAAGCCCGGGATATACGAGCGCGGCGGAAGTGTGCATCTGCGGGTGTGGATCGCCGACCGGCTGGCCACCGCCAGCGGCGCCGAGAACCTTTCCGGCGCACCGTGGATGGTGTATTACGCCAGGGCGTTGGGTGCACGTGTGGGTAATGGTGTCGACCTGCATTCATCTCCGCCCGTGACGGGTTGGCTCGAGCTTGGCAACCGCAGTTCCATCGAACCTGAAGTTGACTTGTCCGGGCATTGGGTTGACGGGGACAAGTTTCATGTCGGCCCCATCGTCATCGGCGAGGATGCCACCGTCGGAGCCCGCACCACCTTGCTACCGGGAGCGGTCATCGGCAAGAACGCCGATGTCGCACCGGGTTCCGGTGTCGTCGGCAGAGTCAAGAACGGCCAGTACTGGAAGGGCTCACCGGCCGTGAAGTCGGGCAAGGCCCGCCATCCATGGCCGGATTATCGTCCGCCCCGAGCCGGGCAATGGGTACCGATCTACGGGGTGACATCGATCCTGCTGGGCGGACTGCCCTTGCTCGCGCTGGCCGCCGGGCTGGGCGTGGTGGCCTTTGGCATCCGAAACACTGCGACGATTTGTGAAGCCGTGGTGCCCGCGCTCATCTGGACGCCCGGCGCGGCGCTGGTCAGCGTGATCGTGTACGCCGCCATCACCGTTGCACTGGTGCGACTGATGTCGATCGGCGTGCACGAGGGCTATCACCCCGTCCGCAGTCGGCAGGGATGGCAACTGTGGGCCACCGAACGCCTGATGGACGCAGCCCGTAACTACTTGTTCCCCATCTACGCCAGCCAACTGACCCCATGGTGGCTGCGCATCCTGGGCGCGAAAATCGGCAAGGACACCGAGATTTCGACAGCCCTGCTGATACCGAAGTTCACCGAGGTCGACGACGGCGCGTTCCTTGCCGACGACACCATGGTCGCGTCCTATGAGTTGGGCGGCGGTTGGATCCACATCGCCAAGGCCCGAATCGGCAAGCGCGCATTTCTGGGGAACTCGGGGATTACCCAGCCGGGCCGCAAGGTACCCAACGACGCGCTGGTCGCCGTCCTCTCTGCGACTCCCCACAAGGCCAAGTCGGGTTCTTCGTGGATCGGTAGCCCACCAAAGCGACTACGCCGCAAGGCTGACGGCGCAGATTCCGCGCTGACATTCGAGCCGCCGTTCCGGCTCAAGGTCATGCGGGGGATCGTGGAGACGTGCCGCATCATCCCGATCATCGTGACGTTCGGGATCGGAGTCGGGGTACTTCTGGCCTTGCAGACCATCGCCATCCGGTTCAATTTCTGGGCCGCAGGCGCACTCAGTGGCGTGGTGCTGCTGATCGCCGGCGCCGTGGCTGGCGTGGTGAGCGTAGTCGCCAAGTGGGTGGTGGTCGGGCGCACCAAAGCTGTGGAGAAACCCCTCTGGTCCTCGTTCGTCTGGCGTAACGAGGTTGCCGACACCTTCGTGGAAACCGTTGCTGCCGTGTGGTTTGCGCGTGCAGCGTCGGGAACGGTGATGCAGAACTGGTGGCTGCGTGGCCTGGGCGCAAAGATCGGCCGCGGAGTGTGGTGCGAAACGTACTGGCTCCCCGAGGCCGATCTGGTGACCCTGGGCAGGGGCGCAACCGTGAACCGTGGCTGCGTGGTGCAGACACATCTGTTCCACGACCGGATCATGCGGATGGACACCGTGGTCCTGGGCGAGGGTGCCACCCTCGGACCGCATTGCGTCGCGCTGCCCGCCGCCGAACTGGGGGCCGGCGCCACCGTCGGTCCCGCCTCGCTCGTGGTCCGCGGTGACGTTGTACCGCCGTCCACCCGGTGGCAGGGCAACCCCATTTCTCCATGGGGCAAGCTGGATCCCATGGCACCGAAGAAGCCCAAGGGCGGCAAGGGGCCTAAGGCCGCATGA
- a CDS encoding M1 family metallopeptidase: protein MTKPGKKAAKRLPPRPPIIDPYLPQNGNYGYRVSRYELDLEYKVAINRLTGTATITAVTLATLKEFTLDLADALGVSKVTVNGRRPTHFGHRGGKITIKLATGIPAGAAMTIVIRYGGSPRPINSMWGDVGFEELSNGVLVAGQPNGAASWFPCDDHPSSKASYRFVISSDSPYCVVSNGELVSRRVRAAHTTWTYEQPEPMAPYLATLQIGDYQTVKLAKNPISMNAALPSRLYERFTHDFGRQPQMMKLFIKQFGPYPFAAGYTVVVTDDELDIPLEAQGISVFGANHCDGERHSERLVAHELAHQWFGNSVTARRWRDIWLHEGFACYAEWLWSEESGGPSADARSRHYHQKLKDLPQDLILADPGPQLMFDDRVYKRGALTLHALRLRLGDTKFFALLQDWTTRYRHSTVITDDFTGLAAGYSDESLRPLWTAWLYEKQLPPLDRK from the coding sequence ATGACCAAACCAGGCAAAAAGGCGGCCAAAAGGCTCCCCCCACGGCCTCCGATCATCGATCCCTATCTGCCACAAAACGGCAATTACGGGTATCGGGTGTCACGCTACGAGCTGGACCTGGAATACAAGGTGGCCATCAACCGGCTGACCGGTACCGCAACGATCACCGCCGTCACCCTCGCCACCCTCAAGGAGTTCACCCTCGACCTCGCCGACGCTCTCGGCGTCTCGAAGGTGACCGTGAATGGCAGGCGTCCAACACATTTCGGGCATCGTGGCGGAAAGATCACCATCAAGCTGGCCACCGGCATCCCCGCCGGAGCCGCCATGACCATCGTCATCCGATACGGCGGATCACCCCGCCCCATCAACAGCATGTGGGGAGACGTCGGGTTCGAGGAGCTATCCAACGGCGTGCTGGTGGCCGGGCAGCCGAACGGCGCGGCGTCCTGGTTCCCGTGCGACGATCACCCCAGTTCCAAGGCAAGCTATCGGTTTGTCATCAGCAGCGACAGCCCGTACTGCGTTGTCTCCAACGGGGAGTTGGTATCACGGCGGGTCCGGGCCGCGCACACGACCTGGACGTATGAGCAGCCCGAGCCGATGGCGCCCTATCTGGCGACGCTGCAGATCGGGGACTACCAGACCGTCAAGCTCGCCAAGAACCCGATCTCGATGAACGCCGCGCTCCCGTCGCGGCTGTATGAGCGGTTCACCCACGACTTCGGCAGGCAGCCGCAGATGATGAAGCTGTTCATCAAACAGTTCGGCCCGTACCCATTCGCCGCCGGGTACACCGTGGTGGTCACCGATGACGAACTCGATATTCCCCTGGAGGCACAGGGCATTTCGGTGTTCGGTGCGAACCATTGCGACGGGGAACGGCATTCCGAGCGACTGGTGGCGCATGAGCTGGCGCACCAGTGGTTCGGTAACAGCGTCACCGCGCGCCGCTGGCGCGACATCTGGCTCCACGAAGGGTTTGCCTGTTACGCCGAATGGCTGTGGTCCGAGGAGTCCGGTGGACCATCGGCAGATGCCCGCTCCCGCCACTATCATCAAAAACTCAAAGACCTCCCCCAAGATCTGATCCTGGCCGACCCTGGCCCACAACTGATGTTCGACGATCGCGTGTACAAGCGCGGAGCATTGACATTGCACGCCTTGCGATTACGGCTCGGCGACACGAAATTCTTCGCGCTGCTGCAGGATTGGACCACGCGGTACCGACACAGCACCGTCATCACCGACGACTTCACGGGCCTGGCGGCCGGCTACTCCGACGAATCGCTGCGGCCGCTGTGGACCGCGTGGCTATACGAGAAACAGCTCCCGCCCCTGGACCGGAAGTGA